A single Populus alba chromosome 7, ASM523922v2, whole genome shotgun sequence DNA region contains:
- the LOC118043580 gene encoding ubiquitin carboxyl-terminal hydrolase 4, producing the protein MGAAGSKLEKALGDQFPEGERYFGLENFGNTCYCNSVLQALYFCAPFREQLLEYYANSKNIGDAEENLLTCLADLFSQISSQKKKTGVIAPKRFVQRLKKQNELFRSYMHQDAHEFLNFLLNELVDILEKEAQAVKSEPETSSPPEKTANGPKHAQANGVSKEPLVTWVHKNFQGILTNETRCLQCETVTARDETFFDLSLDIEQNSSITSCLKNFSSTETLNAEDKFFCDKCCSLQEAQKRMKIKKPPHILVIHLKRFKYIEQLGRYKKLSYRVVFPLELKLSNTVEDADIEYSLFAVVVHVGSGPNHGHYVSLVKSHNHWLFFDDENVEMIDESAVQTFFGSAQEYSSNTDHGYILFYESIGASNNKS; encoded by the exons GAATTTCGGCAACACTTGTTACTGTAATAGCGTCTTGCAg GCACTTTACTTTTGCGCACCATTTCGAGAACAGTTGTTAGAATATTATgctaatagtaaaaatattggGGATGCTGAAGAGAATCTCTTGACTTGCTTGGCAGACTTATTTTCTcag ATAAGTtcacagaagaagaaaacaggtGTCATTGCTCCGAAGCGTTTCGTACAGAGATTGAAAAAGCAAAATGAACTTTTCCGAAGCTATATGCACCAG GATGcacatgaatttttgaattttttgcttAATGAACTGGTTGACATCCTGGAGAAAGAAGCCCAAGCTGTTAAAAGTGAACCTGAAACCTCTTCCCCACCTGAAAAAACTGCAAATGGACCAAAGCATGCTCAGGCAAATGGTGTTTCAAAGGAGCCTTTGGTTACCTGGGTGCACAAAAATTTTCAG GGAATACTTACCAATGAGACAAGGTGCTTGCAATGTGAGACTGTGACAGCAAGAGATGAAACGTTTTTTGACTTGAGCCTTGATATTGAACAAAACAGTTCCATAACAAGCTGCTTGAAGAATTTTAGTTCTACAGAGACTTTGAATGCAGAGGATAAGTTTTTCTGTGACAAGTGCTGCAG TTTGCAAGAAGCACAAAAGAGGATGAAGATAAAGAAGCCTCCTCATATCTTGGTCATCCATTTGAAGAGGTTTAAATACATTGAGCAGCTTGGTCGGTACAAGAAATTGTCGTACCGAGTTGTCTTCCCACTTGAGCTGAAGCTGAGCAATACTGTGGAAGATGCAGATATAGAATACTCTCTATTTGCAGTTGTTGTCCATGTGGGAAGTGGACCTAATCACGGGCACTATGTGAGCCTTGTGAAGAGCCACAACCACTGGTTATTTTTCGACGATGAAAATGTTGAGATGATTGACGAGTCTGCTGTGCAGACATTTTTTGGGTCAGCACAGGAATATTCAAGTAATACGGATCACGGGTATATCTTATTTTACGAGAGCATTGGTGCTAGTAACAACAAGAGTTGA